Part of the Amycolatopsis sp. 195334CR genome is shown below.
ATCGCCGCCGCGGTGTCCAGCGGCGCGGAGGGCCTGGAGGCGGCCGCACTGGTCTCCGCGGAACCGGCCTTCCCGGAGCAGTCCGTCCACGCGGTCCGCGATCTTGCTCCGGATGCCCCTATTTTTCGCGCGGACCCTTCCGGATCGGTGCAGGAAGTGTTGCGCTAGGCGGTGACCTGACCACCCGCCGACCTCGGGAGACCGTGTGGACTTCGGGATCTTGGGACCACTCGAGATCACCGGTATGCCCTCGGGCGCGATCAGCGCGGGCAGGCAGCGGTGCCTGCTGGCCATGCTCCTGCTCGAACCGGGGCAGGTGGTGCCGCTGGAACGGATCGCCGACGCGCTGTGGGGCGAGCAGTGGCCGGACACCGTGCGCAACGCCGTGCAGGTGGTGGTCTCGCGGCTGCGGCGGTCCTTCACCGGGCACCCGGTGCAGGTGCTGGCCAGGGCCAACGGGTACCTCATCGACGTCGCGCCGAACCGGGTCGACCTGCACCGCTTCCGCGCGTCCGTGGCCAAGGCGCGCGAGCTGGCCTGGCACGACGACGCGGCCGCGGCGGAGCTGTTCCAGCGCGCGCTGTGCCTGTGGCGCGGGGCGCCGCTGGCCGGGATCGAATCCGAGCTGATCTCCGAGCGGATCGCGCCCGCGCTCGAACACGAGCGGGTGGGCGCGCTGCTCGACTACCACGACGCGGTGCTCCGGCTGGACCGCGCGGCCGAACTGGTGCCCGCGCTGCTCGCGCTCACCCACGAGCACCCGTTCGAACAGCGGCTCTGGGCGCAGCTGATGATCGCGCTGCACCGGACCGGCCGCACCCGCGACGCG
Proteins encoded:
- a CDS encoding cytidine deaminase; its protein translation is MPEELGAEDEKIVILARSARARTGAAEGAAVRDTDGRTYSATNVELPSFKLTAMQAAIAAAVSSGAEGLEAAALVSAEPAFPEQSVHAVRDLAPDAPIFRADPSGSVQEVLR